The Ziziphus jujuba cultivar Dongzao chromosome 3, ASM3175591v1 region GATTCTGAAAACCAGAGTTGTGAAAAATTACACTACCTAAATTGAAGTAACATGCATTAGTAATGTGACCAATCTGACCACATATCTAACATTGAGGTTTCCAAGATCTACGACTTCTGCCTGTATCACGACCTTTACCAAAATACCTTTctctaaaattttcattataaccTCTCTCATAATCACCATGATTAGACTAGTTCTCTGTAAAAGGATTATGAGAATGAATATGAGAATTAGGTAAAATTCATGTAGAATCAAGGAAAGGATTAGTGGTCATGGAATTAGAATTGTTATTCAAGTCAATTGACTATTAAAGGCAGAAGCAAGATTGGTTGAATCGAACACTGTAACAGTATTATTCTTCTCAAGCTTAGATTCATAACGAAtgagataattttttaactCCTGAAGACTTGGCAGTGGTTGCTGGCTagtaatattaacaaatattgTTTCATACTTAAGTCCCAGTCCAGTGAGAATGCacatgatcaatttttttttctaaaacaaaaaaaccaccTGCAATCATTTGATCAgcaagcttttttattttcctataaaattcaataattttcatattgccatttttcataatttaaagTTGATTCCTCAATTGTAACATTGAAATCTCATATTAAGGAGCATAGCTTTCCTCAATAGCACTCCAAATTCAATGAGAAGTACAAAGACCAACCCGATCACCTATGTCACGAACATCAATGGCAAAGATGAAATTGATCTTGGAGAATCCAAATTTGTTGTTCAATAGGAAAACATGCCAGATTATCTTCTGTAATTTTTTGTCAATAGCAAGAAATTTCTTCAAGAAATTTGGATCAGgacataaaacaaatttatcaAGCTTGTTGTCACAAAGAATAGGTAAAATCTATGACTTCCAGATGAGAAAACTCTCATCTCCCAGCTTCAAAATAGTACTTGGAAATGGTGACATAGTAATTAGAGACTAAAAAATCTTATCAGAAAAGACCTTGCCTTGCGAATCTGTCATTGTAGATGTGATTTTTGTCTGGCATAAATGCAAGCCTTGGACCTTTCAATCTCAGCTATGATACCATGCTATAATCCAcaaaggaagaggaagagaaagagaaagaagaagaaaagagagaaagagagagagaaagagagagagagagagtatttcCCAGAAGTTCACATAAGCTTCATTATGAAGCCATTGTTTTCCATTTATATCAATGTTGGTACAATTTCAGAGTTGGTTACAACTAAAATAGCTAGTTATGATAAAACTAACTAAAGCTAACAAATAGAAGCTGACATGGCACAACAATCACATGATTTCCAACATTGATAAATGCTTCAACAATATGGATAATCATTCAGTATACATAACCCAAACGATTCGAACCTCTCAAGGTTTTGTATACcagacaaattttattttttccagatCATATAATTAGATGGAAACATCCATTATATGAAATAGTCATCCTGTATACATAATTTGGACGATTTGAAGCCGTCTTTTGAATATGTCTGAATTCTatatatcaaacatattttgTTTCATCCAGAGAATATATCtgaatggaaacaaaaaaatacgtGAAGTAGTCATTTAGTATATTTAACTTGGGTGATTTGActttgtttggattttatatatcaaacttATCTTATTTCATTCGAATTATATAATCCAAacggaaataaataatacatgtAGTAGTTGTACGGTATACATTAACCCACATAATTTAAACCCATCCAGATTTTGCCAAATGTATCTTGTTCCACTTATTATATAAtctgaacaaaaatatataataaatgaagTAGTCATCCAGTATATATTTAACCCAAACGATTTAAACCCATTTGAGTTATGAATTTGGATGTATCCTGTTTCATCTGGATTATACAATATGGATATAAATAAGTGACATGTAAAGTAATAGTTCGATATATATAACCCAGATGATTTGAGCTCGTCCAAATTCTATATACCTAactatttaaacatttttacagTTGTTTTGGAGAAGAATTGAGAACTTATATTGTTACCTCAAAGATACTGGCAAAGGACATACAATTAGGCTAACCTCATTGGTCtatgctttatttttttgataactaAAAAAGGTTAAATAGGTAGAAGTTGACGTATTTTTGTAAGCTAGAAGCCCCTTACTAAACCTATTTGTATTTACTTGGATCATGGGTCTAGACTCATAGACTTTATacttgaacaaaaaaatataaattgttccTTATTGACTTCATCAATAAGTATTTTGTTattgtattattaatatttacaattttagttGGTTTTCAAAAAATACTGTATATTTTAATGGTACTTTGATAAAATTGTATAAATCAGTGTGTTGGCAATTAATTTAGGAGGTTCAATGAAAGAGATTTTCTATTTGTTATTGTTAGTAATGATCACTAATTTATATAACAGATTTTAATTAGAGgtatttaattctattattttttatattaaaactataaaattaaacatttgaCATATAGATTTCACTATTAGTAATTCAtcaataatgacaaataatatttttctgaaaaatataaaatcacgAGGAGTTGTTATTGATCCTTGACGGCTGGATatcttaattttcaattgttttctttaatgctttgaaaaaataagtggagtattttttttattttttattttaatttattaaaagtgaGAGGGGTTTTATCTTATGTTGTATTGGGCAAGTAACAATCGTGAAAATATatgattacaatttttttttatctttttggttttttatctttttttttttttttaattatgcaaGGTAGTTTATATAGttgtccaaaaaaaagaaaaaggaaaagaggatatttttatatattgtggTAGATAATTTAAAACTTAGTTCCAAGCGTGAATCCAATCAATATTTATTGTCAAGTACTTATCATTATTgtcgaaaaataataataataataaaagaacgtCTAAAATGTATTATGGTTTGGATAGGAAGTTCATAATACTCAAACAAGGTCCTAgagtaagattttttttattttttttatttgagtttttatcACTCCATATTTACATATGGTAAGTCTTTTAATTTTGGTCATCGTATACATGGTGACCCATATCATATCTCCACATATGGTAACTATTTTATTTAGTCACCATATATATGGTAAGTTTGgtaatgttttctttttgatggaatgaaaaatttgataattgatatatCTTTTGTATCCAACAAATATACTATAATCTAAATTACTATTGTGGCATAAATATAAGGGgctctttaattattatttaaataagattCATTTTAAcaagataaaaaagataaataaagaaaatgaattgCATAGTTTGTTTAAGTTGCGAGCttttctatttaatataaatatgttcATTGGAAGAAATGGTGAGAAtccaaatactaaattaaaagcCTCGTTACATTTAACCTTGAAAAAAGATAGTGAAGAAGCTTGCCAAGAAATCAACAAAGAATGTTTCGAATTCTGGGGATGCTGCGCGATGCAATAATGGGAATGCTAATAGGATTGCTAGAGCAGGACCTTCTACCGGACGTGGTCATAAGAAGGATTATCCGCGTATTCTTGGCTAGCCGTCTTCTCCACGGCTACAAACCTACACGCGAGCTTCAACTCTCCCAACTTGTTGAATTTGCAAAATGTAATtaaccttttctttctttctttttcttttctttttttttttttttttttaagattttggaaaATAGTTCTCAATTTATTCTGAATTAAGtcatgcatataaatatataaacatatatataataacaattcGATAGATAAGGTTTACCTTATTTCTaccttcaaatatatatatatatatatggaatccatatcatcaaacatatatatgtatatatgcgaTCCATATCATATGTAAGATTTATGTGGtggtcatttttttttctctcttttttaacTAATGATCACAAGTTGTCGCATCacttatggttttttttttttttttcccacaattttagttgttttttatttatttatttatttttaattttcctttactAAATCTGAATAAGTTATAATGTGCAGCTTTGAAAGAAATGCCGATATCCATGAACACGGGCAAGCCAGAAGCAGATGTTTATGAATTACCAACTTCATTTTTTGAGATTGTGCTCggaaaaaatctcaaattcaggtaccatattaattaaatccaGAATATACTCctttactttttcattttatctaTGCAAACTTTCTCTTTACatacttgtttatttttttttaaatattaaaatattgtcTTTAAATTACTATTatcccaaaaacaaaattagtttaatatatatatatatatatatatctagctaTGTATAATATTTCCCTTTTAAACTATTTTGGTTTgatacaatattttttatgtatCCTCAATAGTTTTATCACTAAATCAatctttaaatttcaaaattttaaattattaaaaaacggatttaatatgtatatagcaataaatatgcctaacaTATCCGTCATTACTTAGTTAGTATAAGTTTCCATATCCATACCTTATATCattaaagttatttttgaatcaattaattactatatcaaaactatatatatatatatatatatatgtatgtaatttaatttttttcataaactgGGGAGAAGAATATATgtatttcaattatatatacaattctcATAGTGGATAATGTCGATAATTTTATGGTGGGCAATATAGCTAGGATAAAATTTGAATCAGTTAAAGTTTTGGGCAAATCAGGGCATTGCTTttgacctttaaaaaaaaaaaaaaaaaaaaaaaaaaaaaaagcagggcATTTCCGAGTGTTGCCCCTTTAATATTATGCCACGTCAATGCTGCTCACGGTCTTAAAATTAGCAGAATTACCATCTAGGTAAAAATCCATTATACATAGAATGTATATTTACCCACTTATAATGACAAAAAATGTATGGGATGCAGCGCCAGTTACTTCCCGGATAAATCAAGCAAGTTAGAGGATGCTGAGAAAGCAACATTGGAGCTTTACTGTAAGAGAGCCCAAATAAAAGATGGCCAAACTATTCTTGATATAGGATGTGGATGGGGATCACTCACTCTTCACATTGCCAAAAGCTACAATAACTGCAAAATTACTGGACTTACCGATTCATCAACACAAAAAGCATATGTGGATGAGCGATGCCGGTAATTTCTGtttggttatttttatttattaaattcagtttatctattttaaaatgTTCCAACTTAAgtttttgatttataatttaattccaattTGATGGAATTGAATATTTTGACCAATATAACTCATATAATTTGCACATGATtactattaaaatataattatattcccaacgaaagaatatatatatatatatatattaaagtataAAATATCTTTGAAACTAGATGGTACTCCAATATATTTTAATGATGACCTTGTTTCAGTCATGCTGATGATGATGGTGTTTGACAAGATTACAACAAAATGTAAATCAAGAGGAGATCAAATGGCATTGTTTTATAACTGAGGCTAAAGTGCATTTTCCCTATAAGTATTATATAGAAGGAAGTGCTAGATGCAATCGTTTTTTTCATTCGTTCTTGCATTTGTTGTTTTCGAAAGCTGCCACATTTCTTCGTTACTTTTCAAAAACAGCAACATATATAATCAATATGACATGATTATCGTTTTTTCAcagataattataatttgtcaTTCCTTCAAATGATATTAAATTTGTAttgattttatcaaaaaattttactgtttagtgtaaataaaaaagaaaatacgaataaactaaaattaacaaatagtaaaaattattaaaaattttaataattgatttcttaaaaatatttttattttttactggaAAAACCAAAACAACTAACATTTACCTCTCATTTGTGAATAAAAAGTATTTACGTAAAgcaaattactaaaaatatttaaagtaaaatattttatatgatacttgaaaaatcaaatattataaatattagttttaataaaatagaatatatatatacatatatatatatatatatatgtcgcaATTACTGAAATAagttatgttttattattttttttttcaatgctaCTTTTATTTAATCGGTATCTTCTTTTaatttagccccaaaaaaaaaaaagtatcttccttttggtttataataaacaaacaatagctgttttcaaaaatataaaataaatattagatgTATATCATTTAAAGGAGTGACAATATTATAACTGTTTGTAAAACAAGGGTAATTATTTTACATTAGTTATGTTACTGTTATTGAAAAAATGATGAGCAAAAACGTGGCAATATCTCAACAACAATAAGTGCTGGTGCGAATGAAAAAGCGATTGCACCTTACAGGCCtcattatatagatatatatatatatatatgtgtacacTGAAGTATACTTAAAAAAATGccttttaagattttaaattcatttacaATAGggcaattattttcatttctttaatcTTTGCTTAATTTTTTATGCTTGCATTCAACAAATGACCCTACAAAGGCACTTATTTCCTGTTGGTAGGGAACTTCAAATACATAATGTAGAGATCATTGTTGGAGACATTAGCACATTTGAAATGGAAGCAACCTATGACAGATTAGTTTCTGTTGAACTGTTTGAGGTAACTAAAcacaattatttatattatatatgttatagttaattaatattttggtataacttttcttttttactcaATTTGTTTGAAAAACTGGATTGGCTTAATTTGTTGTTTGATATATAGTATATGAAGAACTATAAAGACCTTCTAAAGAAGATATCAAAATGGATGAAGGAGGATGGTCTTCTATTTGTTGAACATTATTGTCATAAAATATTTGCACACCACTTCGAGGTATGTATATATCATTACTAATTGCCCCTTTATTCACATTGTtattttctggttttttttttaattaaaaatattacaaaatatctCATGAACTTTCACTTATGTTTCGGTTTCCGCTTCCCAACCATTTTGTTTATAGCAATGCTGCccttaaattataacataatttcaaattgttccctctttaattcttttaatcatATGATAAAATTGGTGATCTAATATTGTATCTTATATGTCCAAATTATAACTTGTTTTGGatcaaaattgatatatatatatatatatattaaagataataccaataaaaaaacaattatggtttatttttttttactaattatgatgaaaataaagttataacttagacaattttcatttttataaaatggTCTCTTTCAAACATTAGATGGtcaattatattaaattctaaagaaagaagaaggaacaATTTGACACTGTATCATAGTTAGCTAGAGAGAAActgcttaaaaataaaatagaagttgAATTGGAGTATGTGTGAAAGTagaaagaatatttttataaggtttcttgataattttttgttattttattcttCCGTAAgggaaattttaaaagtaatacaAGTTTAACTGTTACTCTTTTCTAAGTGTTTGGACCGTTGGAAGGTAACTCAgcgttacatatatatatatatatatatcttaatttatattttggctTATATCTATTATGATAGGGTGAAATTCAAGCGGAATGGCTCAGAAAATATGACTGGCTCAATAAGAACTTATTTAGTGCAGGAGGTGTGATGCTTTCCGCAGATCTACTACTTTATTTTCAGGTGATTCTAGTAGTTTTCAACAATCAAATTTACACATTTCGTAGTTATAAGTTTTGTGAATGGTATAGCCATTCGAAGTACATTTCTAAATCCTGGGTTGGATTAGGCATTGGTAAAATCTTTTTTCCCCTCTGGTTTACAAtatattgtaataataataataataataataatatattgtaatCTTGGTTAAAATTTTCCTCTCCTTGTAATCACTGtcccacaaaataaataaataaatagacttatacattttaatttatcttAAATCTAGTAGTTTATTGAGGATAATTGcgtaaattattataataaaactatatcaataattaataattcgACTTAAACTTGACTTATTTTGTTGCATTTGGGTGATCATAATTTTCCTACAGGATGATGTTTCGGTTGTCGATCATTGGGTTATCAATGGGAAGCATTTTTCGAAAACAGGGTAAGAGTGAAATACTCTTTGTAAGTCAACCTGATCAAGTAATTAGCAACAATTAATGTATTTATTGATAAAGTAAgagttatttgaaaatatgcTTGATATGATTTGTTGGCTCCTTTTTGGATTAGCTTAAATTTTTGGACTTAACGCATTAGAGCCTTAGTGCCTAAGAAAACTTGTGTTTGATCTTTGGCACTCTAGCTGCAATTTGTATTTCTATTGAATATGTTGTTTGGGTTGTTTGCCtagtttcttctcctttttaatGGCCTTACACGTAAGGGGCATATGTTAAATGGTATGCTTGATATGAATTGTTAAACCTATTTCTTATTAACTTAACCTTTGGGATAGAGATGATTCAGCAAGAGTTTATTgaaccaaaatatttaataaagcattattaataaatcatcttaattttaaataagtaCATAAATTATTAGGAAGCTAGACATagttaaaaccataatttatacattatttgAGATACATATTCAACGGCTAGGATGTTACTAGTTAAGTATCTTGATTTAagtaatttctttctttccgAATTAGGAATCAAATtaagttaattatatattctcaaaaattctaaaagaaattaattcaaaaaatcattgtTATGTCAATGTGTATAGGGAAGAGTGGCTGAAAAGAATGGACAAGAATTTGCCAGCCATCAAGCAAATGATGGAGTCAACTTATGGGAAGGATTCAGCCGTTAAGTGGACTGTATATTGGAgaactttttttctatttattgcAGAAAACTATGGATACAACAATGGAGAAGAATGGATGGTTGCTCATTTCCTATTCAAGAAGAAATGAAAGTAAATCAAAGGATATGCTCCATTAATTCTGTCCATGCATGGCATACATTTATGATAGAAATAatgactaaataaataaaaaatgttatattttctTGGAAAACTATTAAATTGATAACTTTCATGGTTTTGGTTTATTAATATGCTTCTGGtgttttaaaatagattttgacTCATAATAGTTACACCTTATTTATATTCATCTAAGTATGATTTTACTAAAATATCTTCACGGgcagaagggaaaaaaaaaaaaggataaagatattatttggttaaaattgtttttcaaatGTATGAACAAATTAAGGATTATTGCCTAAGATGGTAATTACTTTGTCATTATAAGTCGTCTTAGAAGGGACAGGTGTataaagaaggggaaaaaatagGGGGGAAAAAACAGGATGTTGGTATTATTAGGTTATAAAGGGTTGGAAAAGTTGAATAAATTCTAGATCATTGATTGAGAATGTAATGATTTTCATGCTAGACTGTTTCGAGGGACATTCTAAATAAGagaataaaattgttttttaccTTATCATACAAATACAACCATCTTTGGTAAATGCACACAAATACaatcataatattattatgaagTCACCATATTCATTTATCATGTATTGGATATGGAA contains the following coding sequences:
- the LOC107421960 gene encoding pavine N-methyltransferase; translation: MFRILGMLRDAIMGMLIGLLEQDLLPDVVIRRIIRVFLASRLLHGYKPTRELQLSQLVEFAKSLKEMPISMNTGKPEADVYELPTSFFEIVLGKNLKFSASYFPDKSSKLEDAEKATLELYCKRAQIKDGQTILDIGCGWGSLTLHIAKSYNNCKITGLTDSSTQKAYVDERCRELQIHNVEIIVGDISTFEMEATYDRLVSVELFEYMKNYKDLLKKISKWMKEDGLLFVEHYCHKIFAHHFEVSEWLRKYDWLNKNLFSAGGVMLSADLLLYFQDDVSVVDHWVINGKHFSKTGEEWLKRMDKNLPAIKQMMESTYGKDSAVKWTVYWRTFFLFIAENYGYNNGEEWMVAHFLFKKK